One genomic window of Indioceanicola profundi includes the following:
- the serB gene encoding phosphoserine phosphatase SerB, with amino-acid sequence MSHVLTLIADPAKGGLDDSTARLARTALTELGASTTQPDWLAPGVACDIGFDRLNADQAQAAVARALAGRPVDVVAQEAARRRKQVLVADMESTIIRQEMLDELGELVGARDRIAEITARAMNGELDFKAALRERVGLLQGLPATVLTDMIGRVTLMPGAESLIATLRRHGCYCALVSGGFKTFTAHVRGLLGFDEDQANDLEAADGKLTGRPVEPILDKDSKLQALIRICSARQVALDAAMTVGDGANDLPMLQAAGLGVAYHAKPTVAAQARARVDHGDLTALLYIQGYRAGEIVTA; translated from the coding sequence CTGTCCCATGTCCTGACCCTGATCGCCGATCCGGCGAAAGGCGGGCTGGACGATAGCACGGCGCGGCTGGCGCGCACCGCCCTGACGGAGCTTGGCGCCTCCACCACGCAGCCGGACTGGCTTGCTCCCGGCGTTGCCTGCGACATCGGCTTCGACCGGCTGAATGCCGATCAAGCCCAGGCCGCCGTGGCCCGCGCATTGGCGGGACGGCCCGTGGATGTGGTGGCGCAGGAGGCGGCAAGACGGCGCAAGCAGGTGCTGGTCGCCGACATGGAATCCACCATCATTCGGCAGGAGATGCTGGATGAACTGGGCGAGTTGGTCGGTGCGCGCGACCGCATCGCGGAGATCACCGCCCGCGCCATGAATGGGGAGCTGGACTTCAAGGCCGCCCTGCGGGAGCGGGTCGGCCTGCTGCAAGGGCTTCCGGCCACGGTGCTGACAGACATGATCGGGCGCGTCACCCTGATGCCGGGAGCGGAAAGCCTGATCGCTACCCTGCGCAGACATGGCTGCTACTGCGCCCTGGTTTCAGGCGGCTTCAAGACCTTCACCGCCCATGTACGCGGCCTGCTTGGCTTCGATGAGGATCAGGCGAACGATCTGGAGGCGGCGGATGGCAAGCTGACCGGCCGCCCCGTTGAGCCGATCCTGGACAAGGATTCGAAGCTCCAGGCCCTGATCCGCATCTGCTCGGCCCGTCAGGTGGCGCTGGACGCCGCCATGACGGTGGGCGACGGTGCGAACGACCTGCCCATGCTGCAGGCCGCCGGTCTGGGCGTTGCTTACCATGCCAAGCCCACCGTGGCGGCCCAGGCCCGTGCCCGCGTGGATCATGGCGATCTGACCGCCCTGCTCTACATCCAGGGTTACCGCGCGGGGGAGATCGTGACGGCGTAG
- a CDS encoding sulfite exporter TauE/SafE family protein: MLSLLPSASVLAGLVLVGLFAGVIRGLTGFGAALVIAPGLTLFMSPELAVPTNMVAICATNLPLVVGARREADYHSAGWFFAGSAIALPFGVWLLATLPRETLEWAIGLSVIVAALLLARPKFRLTNVTRPFKVGAGMIAGLMNGSVGMGGPPVILTLLASGVPPVTSRATLIVYFTAMNAVSVAIMAIGGLIDTRILIWAAIIVPPLALGQRGGEILFRRGWSNHFRPIAIGLLVATGVVALLH, encoded by the coding sequence TTGCTCTCGCTTCTTCCTTCAGCATCCGTACTTGCCGGCCTTGTGCTGGTCGGACTCTTTGCCGGCGTGATCCGCGGGCTGACCGGCTTCGGCGCGGCCCTGGTGATCGCGCCAGGATTGACCCTGTTCATGTCACCGGAACTGGCGGTCCCGACCAACATGGTGGCGATCTGCGCCACCAACCTGCCGCTGGTCGTCGGCGCACGGCGGGAGGCCGATTATCATTCGGCCGGCTGGTTCTTCGCCGGTTCCGCCATCGCCCTGCCGTTCGGCGTCTGGTTGCTGGCGACGCTGCCGCGGGAGACGCTGGAATGGGCCATCGGCCTGTCCGTCATCGTGGCCGCCCTGCTGCTGGCCCGCCCGAAGTTCCGGCTTACCAACGTCACCCGCCCGTTCAAGGTCGGGGCTGGCATGATCGCCGGGCTGATGAACGGGTCCGTCGGGATGGGCGGGCCGCCGGTGATCCTGACCCTGCTGGCCTCCGGCGTTCCCCCGGTCACCAGCCGGGCGACGTTGATCGTCTATTTCACCGCCATGAATGCCGTCAGCGTGGCGATCATGGCGATTGGCGGCCTGATCGACACTCGGATTCTGATCTGGGCCGCCATCATCGTTCCCCCGCTCGCCCTGGGACAGCGAGGCGGCGAAATCCTGTTCCGCCGCGGCTGGTCAAACCATTTCCGCCCCATCGCCATCGGCCTACTGGTCGCGACCGGCGTGGTGGCTCTGCTCCATTAG